In Streptococcus uberis, a single window of DNA contains:
- the lysS gene encoding lysine--tRNA ligase: MSNEHIEELNDQQIVRREKMVALAEQGIDPFGKRFERTATSAELINQFADKSKEELHDLEETAIIAGRLMTKRGKGKVGFAHIQDRDGQIQIYVRKDAVGDENYEIFKKADLGDFLGVEGDIMRTDMGELSIKATKLTHLSKALRPLPEKFHGLTDIETIYRKRHLDLISNRDSFNRFVTRSKMISEIRRYLDGLNFLEVETPVLHNEAGGAAARPFITHHNAQNMDMVLRIATELHLKRLIVGGMERVYEIGRIFRNEGMDATHNPEFTSIEVYQAYADFQDIMNLTEGIIQHAAKAVKGDGPIEYQGQVIKINEPFKRIHMVDAIKEVTGVDFWKEMTVEEAIQLAQEKHVPLEKHFTSVGHIINAFFEEFVEETLIQPTFVFGHPVEVSPLAKKNPEDNRFTDRFELFIVTKEYANAFTELNDPIDQLSRFEAQAQAKELGDDEATGIDYDFVEALEYGMPPTGGLGIGIDRLCMLLTDTTTIRDVLLFPTMK; encoded by the coding sequence ATGTCAAACGAACACATTGAAGAATTAAATGATCAACAAATTGTACGTCGTGAAAAAATGGTCGCTTTAGCAGAACAAGGAATCGATCCTTTTGGAAAACGCTTTGAGCGTACTGCTACTTCTGCCGAATTAATCAACCAATTTGCTGATAAATCAAAAGAAGAATTACATGACTTAGAAGAAACTGCTATCATTGCTGGTCGCCTTATGACCAAACGTGGTAAAGGAAAAGTTGGTTTTGCCCATATCCAAGACAGAGATGGTCAAATTCAAATTTATGTCCGTAAAGATGCCGTCGGTGACGAAAATTATGAAATCTTTAAAAAAGCAGATTTAGGAGATTTCCTAGGTGTTGAAGGTGACATTATGCGTACTGATATGGGAGAACTCTCTATCAAGGCAACAAAATTAACGCATCTATCAAAAGCCTTACGCCCACTTCCAGAAAAATTCCATGGATTAACGGATATTGAAACCATATACCGTAAACGTCATCTAGACCTTATTTCAAATCGTGACAGCTTTAATCGCTTTGTTACACGTTCTAAAATGATTTCTGAAATCCGTCGCTATTTAGATGGACTTAACTTCTTAGAAGTTGAAACACCAGTTCTCCATAATGAGGCAGGGGGCGCTGCTGCTCGTCCATTTATAACACATCATAATGCTCAAAATATGGATATGGTATTGCGCATTGCAACTGAACTTCATTTGAAACGTCTTATTGTCGGTGGAATGGAACGGGTTTATGAAATTGGTAGAATCTTCCGTAATGAAGGTATGGATGCTACCCATAATCCTGAATTTACATCGATTGAAGTTTACCAAGCTTATGCAGATTTCCAAGATATCATGAACTTAACAGAAGGTATTATTCAACACGCCGCTAAAGCCGTTAAAGGTGACGGTCCGATTGAATATCAAGGTCAAGTTATAAAGATTAATGAACCTTTCAAACGCATCCATATGGTTGATGCTATTAAAGAAGTTACAGGTGTTGATTTCTGGAAAGAAATGACAGTGGAAGAAGCCATTCAGTTAGCACAAGAAAAACATGTCCCATTAGAAAAACATTTTACTAGCGTCGGACATATTATCAATGCATTCTTTGAAGAATTTGTTGAAGAGACTTTAATTCAGCCAACCTTTGTTTTTGGTCATCCAGTTGAAGTTTCACCTCTAGCTAAGAAAAATCCAGAGGATAATCGTTTCACCGACCGTTTTGAATTGTTTATTGTCACTAAAGAATATGCCAATGCCTTTACAGAATTAAATGATCCAATTGACCAGCTGTCACGTTTTGAAGCTCAAGCGCAAGCAAAAGAGCTTGGGGATGATGAAGCTACTGGTATCGATTATGATTTCGTAGAAGCACTTGAATACGGAATGCCACCAACTGGTGGACTTGGAATTGGTATTGACCGACTTTGTATGTTGCTAACAGATACAACTACAATCCGTGATGTCCTCCTTTTCCCAACGATGAAATAA
- a CDS encoding DNA glycosylase AlkZ-like family protein encodes MSQKIILCNRLYNQGLIEPLSSPLDVLHKTLGIQAQYINHALFNIYNRLPQSYPFAFKELADTSILAWGQRQTYHFYDYKDWKNICQLLSKQSLWPQKFLSDQGIDLDQHSALLEELLQEPLSRTAILEAFGEKGKTLFQWSALFLLHSRQGHLYHKWAIDAKDRLVFWDQETIIASQKQSLIDTYFKAYGPATLSDLGHFLGMSKTEVGHFDLSHFQQITYKNKIFYYHELNEQLSLPKLLILGKFDPLLVSYHDKEIIIDPKYHSLVWKKAGQIAAIILKEGQFQATWTFRKSTSSISFSVSSLTEFNKSEKAYIEKSFLAFSSQMGLTCQKITYQNL; translated from the coding sequence TTGTCACAAAAGATTATTTTATGCAATCGCTTATACAATCAAGGTCTCATCGAGCCCTTAAGTTCACCTCTTGATGTTCTTCATAAAACATTGGGTATTCAAGCTCAATATATTAACCATGCCCTTTTTAATATTTACAATCGTTTACCACAAAGCTATCCATTTGCTTTCAAAGAATTAGCTGACACTAGCATCTTGGCATGGGGTCAAAGACAAACTTATCATTTTTATGATTATAAGGATTGGAAAAATATCTGTCAGCTATTATCTAAACAAAGTCTTTGGCCACAAAAGTTTCTTAGCGATCAAGGTATTGACTTAGACCAACACAGTGCACTTTTAGAAGAACTCTTACAAGAACCACTTTCTCGTACAGCCATTTTAGAAGCCTTCGGCGAAAAAGGTAAAACCCTATTTCAATGGAGTGCACTGTTTTTATTACATTCAAGGCAAGGTCACCTTTATCATAAGTGGGCAATAGATGCTAAGGATCGATTGGTTTTTTGGGATCAAGAAACTATAATAGCTAGTCAAAAACAAAGTCTTATCGATACTTATTTTAAGGCTTACGGGCCTGCTACTCTCTCAGATTTAGGTCATTTTTTGGGAATGTCAAAGACTGAAGTTGGACATTTTGATCTCAGCCATTTCCAACAAATCACTTATAAAAATAAAATCTTCTATTATCATGAACTTAATGAACAGTTAAGTCTTCCTAAGTTACTTATTCTAGGGAAATTTGATCCACTTCTCGTTTCATATCATGACAAAGAAATTATCATTGACCCTAAATACCATTCTTTGGTTTGGAAAAAAGCTGGTCAGATAGCTGCAATCATCTTAAAAGAAGGTCAATTTCAAGCGACATGGACATTCCGTAAAAGCACTTCTAGTATCAGCTTTTCAGTGTCATCATTAACAGAATTCAATAAAAGTGAAAAAGCCTACATTGAAAAATCGTTCCTTGCTTTCTCTAGTCAAATGGGTTTAACCTGTCAAAAAATCACTTATCAGAATCTCTAG
- a CDS encoding YccF domain-containing protein, with translation MRFIGNTIWFVCSGLWAWVSWSLVGLLFCLTIVGFPIGVQCFKIANFGLFPFGKEILIGQSGTSLVLNLIWILVFGWQLAIVHLTSAFILCVTVIGIPFAMQSLKLAKISLFPFGSQIYSK, from the coding sequence ATGCGTTTTATTGGAAATACTATTTGGTTTGTTTGTTCAGGTCTCTGGGCATGGGTGTCATGGTCACTGGTCGGTTTACTTTTCTGTCTGACGATTGTAGGTTTTCCTATTGGAGTACAATGTTTTAAAATAGCCAATTTTGGATTATTCCCTTTTGGAAAAGAAATACTTATTGGACAGTCTGGAACAAGTTTAGTTCTTAATCTCATATGGATTCTTGTATTTGGATGGCAATTAGCCATTGTTCATCTAACGTCTGCTTTCATTTTATGTGTTACTGTTATCGGAATTCCCTTTGCTATGCAATCTCTTAAATTGGCTAAAATAAGCTTGTTTCCTTTTGGATCTCAAATTTATTCTAAGTAG
- a CDS encoding histidine phosphatase family protein gives MKLYFIRHGKTQWNLEGRFQGSNGDSPLLDESIHEIKILGNRLKEIPFDAIYSSDLKRAKDTAQLLAEAADFSLPITYSSALREWHLGKLEGAKIATMSAIYPSQMTAFRHNLAKFNASQFDAETIYQTTNRVKNVIYSLKDQPFEHVLIVGHGANLTATIRSLLGFEPALLRALGGLDNLSLTILETEDFQKFDCLLWNDKSYLEDNIH, from the coding sequence ATGAAACTGTATTTTATACGACATGGTAAAACACAATGGAATTTAGAAGGCCGTTTTCAAGGTTCCAATGGGGATTCTCCCTTATTAGACGAATCCATACATGAGATTAAAATTCTTGGAAATCGTTTAAAAGAGATTCCCTTCGATGCTATTTACTCAAGTGATTTAAAAAGAGCAAAAGACACGGCTCAATTACTGGCTGAAGCTGCAGATTTCTCTCTACCAATCACTTATTCAAGCGCATTGAGAGAATGGCATCTTGGAAAATTAGAAGGGGCTAAAATAGCGACTATGTCAGCAATATACCCTAGTCAAATGACTGCATTTAGACATAACCTAGCTAAATTCAATGCGAGCCAATTTGATGCTGAAACGATCTATCAAACGACAAATCGTGTCAAAAATGTTATTTATTCATTAAAAGATCAGCCTTTTGAACATGTCTTGATTGTCGGACACGGCGCAAACCTCACTGCTACCATTCGATCATTATTAGGTTTCGAACCTGCTCTTTTAAGAGCATTAGGTGGTTTAGATAATCTTAGCTTAACCATTTTAGAAACAGAAGACTTTCAAAAATTTGATTGTCTTTTATGGAACGATAAGTCTTATTTGGAAGATAATATCCATTAA
- a CDS encoding ECF transporter S component — MSLKQITRISILAALAFVLRLTFSHLPNIQPVTAMFLVLAILSSYYEAILVMSVCMLTSSFLLGFGPWVFWQITTFSFILFLWHYVLYPLSKKMGKQAMLFQCLFAALLALFYGIIIDSFFTIIYQMPWWSYILAGMPFNLMHALSTLLFYPIFIIIFRRFAHGKLF; from the coding sequence ATGTCCCTTAAACAGATAACCCGTATTTCCATACTGGCCGCTTTAGCTTTTGTTTTGCGGCTAACCTTTTCACACTTGCCAAATATTCAACCTGTAACGGCTATGTTTTTAGTATTAGCTATTTTAAGTTCTTATTATGAAGCTATCTTAGTCATGTCAGTCTGCATGCTGACCAGTTCCTTTTTATTAGGATTTGGTCCATGGGTTTTTTGGCAAATAACGACCTTTAGTTTTATTTTATTCTTATGGCACTATGTTCTTTATCCTCTATCAAAAAAAATGGGTAAACAGGCAATGCTATTTCAGTGCCTTTTTGCTGCTTTATTAGCATTGTTTTATGGCATTATCATTGATAGTTTCTTTACCATAATCTATCAAATGCCTTGGTGGAGCTATATTCTTGCTGGTATGCCATTTAACCTCATGCATGCCCTTTCTACCCTTCTTTTTTATCCAATTTTTATCATCATTTTTAGGAGGTTCGCCCATGGGAAACTATTTTAA
- the thiT gene encoding energy-coupled thiamine transporter ThiT: protein MSQFNLRSLTEMAIMTALALVLDKLVLFTMPQGGSVSLVMLPIIIVAIRWGIVEGIVTGLLVGLIQLFFGGYFLNIAQVFLDYIVSYAGIGLAGMFSASIKETPSSKKLIGLISLATLVSAFFRFIGNFLSGIIFYGSYAPKGTPVWIYSLTYNMSYIIPSAILTIVVMILLAKAMPKLFEK from the coding sequence ATGTCTCAATTTAATCTTCGATCTTTAACTGAAATGGCTATCATGACTGCATTAGCTCTTGTCTTAGATAAGCTAGTCTTGTTTACAATGCCACAAGGCGGCTCTGTTTCTTTAGTTATGTTACCGATTATCATCGTTGCCATCCGTTGGGGAATTGTTGAGGGAATTGTAACTGGATTATTAGTTGGCTTGATTCAGTTATTCTTTGGTGGCTATTTCCTAAATATTGCTCAGGTATTCTTGGACTATATTGTTTCTTATGCAGGCATTGGCTTGGCTGGAATGTTTTCAGCTTCCATCAAAGAAACTCCATCTTCTAAGAAACTAATAGGACTCATTTCCCTTGCTACACTAGTTTCTGCATTCTTCCGTTTCATCGGTAACTTCTTGTCCGGTATCATTTTTTACGGATCCTATGCACCAAAAGGTACTCCCGTTTGGATTTATTCATTAACTTACAATATGAGTTATATTATTCCGTCAGCAATTTTAACCATTGTTGTTATGATACTCTTAGCCAAAGCAATGCCAAAACTGTTTGAGAAATAA
- a CDS encoding glycoside hydrolase family 25 protein gives MRRRIKPIVVLVFFLLFALLLIIGKTHSDHLKEKELKIAKSSVPIVSSKEETKPSSTTDTEEFILNPIVDVSGWQLPRDIDYDILSKNISGAIVRVFGGSQITSKNNAAYTTGIDKSFKTHIKEFQKRKVPVAVYSYALGSSSEEMRAEARAFYKNASPYNPTFYWIDVEEATMKDMNKGVKAFREELEHLGAENIGLYIGTYFMQEQKISTEGFDAIWIPTYGSDSGYYEAAPNTDLDYDLHQYTSQGYLPGFNNPLDLNQIAVTKDTKSTYEKLFGKQ, from the coding sequence ATGAGAAGAAGAATTAAACCAATTGTTGTACTTGTTTTTTTTCTCTTATTTGCTCTTTTATTAATTATTGGTAAAACACATTCAGATCATTTGAAAGAAAAGGAACTCAAAATAGCAAAATCAAGTGTCCCAATAGTTTCAAGCAAAGAAGAAACAAAACCTTCCAGTACAACGGATACCGAAGAATTTATCTTAAATCCCATCGTGGATGTTTCTGGTTGGCAACTACCAAGAGATATTGATTACGATATCCTATCGAAAAACATTTCGGGTGCTATCGTTCGTGTTTTTGGTGGCTCCCAGATTACTTCAAAAAATAATGCCGCTTATACAACCGGTATTGACAAATCTTTCAAAACACATATTAAAGAGTTTCAAAAACGAAAAGTTCCTGTTGCTGTATACAGTTACGCATTAGGATCAAGCTCAGAAGAAATGAGAGCTGAGGCACGTGCCTTTTATAAAAATGCTTCTCCTTACAATCCAACATTTTATTGGATTGACGTTGAAGAGGCTACCATGAAGGATATGAATAAAGGTGTAAAAGCCTTTCGAGAAGAATTAGAACACTTAGGTGCTGAAAACATTGGCCTTTACATTGGCACTTATTTTATGCAAGAACAGAAAATTTCTACTGAAGGCTTTGACGCCATTTGGATTCCAACATATGGAAGTGACTCAGGCTACTATGAAGCGGCACCAAACACTGATTTAGATTATGATTTACATCAGTATACCTCACAAGGTTACCTCCCAGGTTTTAACAACCCACTTGATTTAAATCAAATAGCTGTTACAAAAGATACCAAATCAACTTATGAAAAACTTTTTGGTAAACAATAA
- a CDS encoding ammonium transporter, translating to MFICICILVMWLMIFGVASYYFASLNPKVEEKIIYQFVLMILISTLTWIALVYNLCLGDGNPFSFFQKSPDPHRILDLIFRLCFCLYAVVMLFGSVIDRISSMRLTAIVVLWILFVYGPLVYLFWNPRGILAILGVKDFSGGMVVHLSAGLSSLILAKKIGKSPYHHQGHDRIEWQFISMVMISLGWFGFNMGPAGSLNDVAIKAFLNTLIAICCGGLTWALLDMSLKKVPSASGLLNGILVGLVSSTAGVGYLQTIEMAGICTFAVLATYLVALWFQEKSGIDDVVDSFVMNGIGGLTGSLLVIVCEPKVLFVQLLALFITIILSTVMTVLIWYLTHIVKN from the coding sequence ATGTTTATTTGCATTTGTATATTAGTGATGTGGTTAATGATTTTTGGTGTAGCAAGTTACTATTTTGCTTCCTTGAATCCCAAGGTTGAAGAAAAAATCATCTATCAATTTGTACTCATGATATTAATCAGTACTTTAACTTGGATTGCCCTTGTCTATAACCTTTGCCTTGGGGATGGAAATCCTTTCTCTTTTTTCCAAAAATCACCAGACCCTCATAGGATACTTGATCTTATTTTCCGACTGTGTTTTTGTTTGTACGCAGTAGTCATGCTATTTGGTTCTGTCATCGATCGTATATCAAGTATGCGTTTAACAGCAATCGTAGTATTATGGATTTTATTCGTTTATGGTCCTTTGGTTTATCTCTTTTGGAATCCCAGAGGTATTTTAGCTATTTTGGGGGTAAAAGATTTTTCAGGTGGTATGGTTGTGCACCTCTCAGCAGGGCTTTCCAGTTTAATTTTAGCTAAAAAAATAGGGAAATCGCCCTATCATCATCAAGGGCATGATAGAATCGAATGGCAATTTATCAGCATGGTGATGATTAGTCTAGGTTGGTTTGGATTTAATATGGGGCCAGCTGGTAGCTTGAATGATGTTGCCATCAAGGCATTCTTAAATACCTTAATAGCCATTTGTTGTGGAGGTTTAACCTGGGCTTTATTAGATATGAGTTTGAAAAAAGTGCCTTCAGCATCTGGATTACTCAACGGTATTTTGGTGGGCTTGGTATCAAGTACCGCTGGAGTTGGGTATCTTCAAACTATTGAGATGGCTGGTATCTGTACTTTTGCAGTACTAGCAACTTATCTTGTCGCATTATGGTTTCAAGAAAAATCTGGTATCGATGATGTTGTAGACTCTTTTGTGATGAATGGTATAGGTGGTCTTACTGGCTCTTTATTAGTCATTGTCTGTGAACCAAAGGTTTTATTCGTTCAATTACTGGCACTTTTCATAACAATTATCTTGTCCACAGTGATGACAGTTTTAATCTGGTATCTGACACATATCGTGAAAAATTAA
- a CDS encoding NAD(P)/FAD-dependent oxidoreductase, with product MENYKIIIIGAGAAGIGFGACLKKCGIDDFVILEKGVIGDSFLKWPKTTQFITPSFTSNGFGFPDLNAVIADTSPAFSFKKEHLNGMEYAQHLQLVASHYDLPIKLKTLVTSIAKENNHFRVECDQEIYNATYLIIASGEFQNPNQAGIKGAELGIHYGNVEHFHVKSDDPFIIIGGNESACDALTHLAYLGNEVHLFTEDFGQKAGHPDPSISLSPITKERLHHIQTNPQYRVTITEKKKARLIEELNNSYQVTFSDGSTAISKHKPILATGFLNTCHDIGGQQIFNYDKNLLPLVSEKDESTILSNCFLIGPSLRQKDTIFCYIYKFRQRFVPLICEIAKRENIRIDQEILTWFKKNNMFLDDLECCHVRCDC from the coding sequence ATGGAAAACTATAAGATTATAATTATTGGAGCAGGAGCTGCCGGAATTGGCTTCGGAGCTTGTCTGAAAAAATGTGGAATCGATGATTTTGTGATTTTAGAAAAAGGAGTAATTGGAGATAGCTTTCTGAAATGGCCTAAGACAACGCAATTTATTACGCCATCATTTACAAGTAACGGCTTCGGTTTTCCTGATTTAAATGCTGTTATAGCTGATACATCACCTGCATTTTCCTTTAAGAAAGAACATTTGAATGGAATGGAATATGCCCAACATCTACAATTAGTAGCTTCTCATTATGACTTACCTATTAAGTTGAAAACATTAGTTACAAGTATCGCTAAGGAAAATAACCACTTTCGTGTTGAATGTGATCAAGAAATTTACAATGCAACCTATCTCATAATAGCAAGTGGTGAGTTTCAAAACCCAAATCAAGCTGGTATAAAGGGAGCTGAATTAGGCATTCATTATGGTAATGTTGAACATTTTCATGTAAAATCCGATGATCCATTTATTATTATTGGTGGAAATGAGAGTGCTTGTGATGCTCTGACGCATCTAGCATATTTAGGCAATGAAGTCCACCTATTTACTGAAGACTTTGGTCAAAAGGCGGGGCATCCCGATCCAAGTATCTCCTTATCTCCCATTACCAAGGAAAGATTACACCATATTCAAACAAATCCTCAATATCGTGTTACCATAACTGAAAAGAAGAAAGCTAGACTTATTGAAGAACTTAACAATAGTTATCAAGTTACATTTTCAGATGGATCAACAGCAATAAGTAAACACAAGCCTATTTTAGCCACTGGATTTTTGAACACTTGTCATGATATTGGCGGACAGCAAATTTTTAACTACGACAAAAACCTACTTCCATTAGTATCCGAAAAAGACGAATCAACAATTCTATCAAACTGCTTTTTAATTGGACCAAGTCTAAGACAGAAAGATACCATTTTTTGCTACATTTACAAATTTAGACAAAGATTTGTACCATTGATTTGTGAAATCGCAAAGCGTGAAAATATTAGGATTGACCAAGAAATACTAACTTGGTTTAAAAAGAATAACATGTTCCTAGATGATTTAGAGTGTTGCCATGTTCGTTGTGATTGCTAA
- a CDS encoding DUF4430 domain-containing protein → MGNYFKSLCLLLFSFLLVACSSSNGQNTSKHQKPNDGYVRLIVKEDTNTIDEKVPFQKGDTVMEILKENYKVKEEKGFIKAIDNYHQDEKKQVYWFFKVNDKMASKGADALQVKKGDVIYFYLDSVK, encoded by the coding sequence ATGGGAAACTATTTTAAATCACTTTGTCTTTTGCTTTTTAGCTTTTTATTAGTAGCTTGTTCGTCTTCAAATGGACAAAATACAAGTAAGCATCAAAAGCCTAATGATGGTTATGTGAGACTTATAGTTAAGGAAGATACCAATACGATTGACGAAAAAGTCCCATTCCAAAAAGGGGATACTGTAATGGAAATTCTAAAGGAAAACTATAAAGTCAAAGAAGAAAAAGGGTTTATTAAAGCCATTGATAACTATCATCAAGATGAAAAGAAACAAGTGTATTGGTTTTTCAAAGTAAACGATAAGATGGCTTCAAAGGGAGCTGATGCACTCCAAGTAAAAAAGGGTGATGTCATATACTTTTATTTAGATAGCGTCAAGTAA
- a CDS encoding HAD family hydrolase → MITAIVFDVDDTIYDQQAPYRIAMEKCFPEFDMSFINQAYIRFRHYSDIGFPRVMAGEWTTDYFRYWRCRETLLEFGHPEIDEEAGKAFQVVYEDELQNITMLDEMRMTLDFLKSKGVPMGIITNGPTEHQLKKVKKLGLYDYVDPKRVIVSQATGFQKPEKEIFNLAAEQFDMNPQTTLYVGDSYDNDIMGAFNGGWHSMWFNHRGRTLRPGTKPVYDVAIDNFEQLFGAVKVLFDLPDNKFIFDVNDKKNPVLEMGLNNGLMMAAERLLESNMSIDKVVMLLRLTKAQEKVLRMKYAN, encoded by the coding sequence ATGATAACAGCTATTGTTTTTGATGTTGATGATACCATTTACGATCAACAAGCCCCTTATCGAATTGCCATGGAAAAATGTTTTCCAGAATTCGATATGTCTTTTATCAATCAAGCTTATATTCGTTTCAGACATTACTCGGATATTGGTTTTCCAAGAGTTATGGCCGGAGAGTGGACAACGGATTATTTCCGATATTGGCGTTGTCGTGAGACTTTGCTTGAATTTGGTCACCCTGAAATTGATGAAGAGGCAGGAAAAGCATTTCAAGTTGTTTATGAGGATGAACTCCAAAATATTACCATGTTGGATGAAATGCGAATGACATTAGATTTCTTGAAATCAAAAGGTGTTCCAATGGGAATTATTACAAATGGTCCGACAGAACATCAATTAAAAAAAGTCAAAAAACTAGGTCTTTATGACTATGTTGATCCCAAAAGGGTCATTGTTAGTCAAGCAACAGGTTTTCAAAAACCGGAAAAAGAAATTTTTAACTTAGCAGCTGAACAATTTGATATGAACCCTCAAACAACCCTTTATGTCGGCGATTCTTACGACAATGATATTATGGGGGCCTTTAATGGTGGTTGGCATTCTATGTGGTTTAATCATAGAGGAAGGACCTTGAGACCAGGAACAAAACCAGTATATGATGTGGCCATTGATAACTTTGAACAACTGTTTGGTGCTGTAAAAGTTTTATTTGATTTGCCTGATAATAAATTTATTTTTGACGTCAATGATAAGAAAAATCCAGTCCTTGAGATGGGCTTGAATAACGGACTCATGATGGCTGCTGAGCGTCTTCTTGAGAGCAACATGAGTATTGATAAAGTTGTCATGCTTTTAAGACTGACAAAGGCCCAGGAAAAAGTCTTACGTATGAAATACGCAAATTAA
- a CDS encoding aminoacyl-tRNA deacylase yields MAKKTKLKKTLVEQILEKESIPFESLSLNALKNEIPTDVSSSDIFKTLALKGDKTGPVIGILPITEHLSEKKLAKLSGNKKVVMIPQKDLQKTTGYIHGANNPVGIRQKHNYPIFIDISAIEKKEMIVSAGEVGRSLKIDSQLLAEFVKAEFADIKE; encoded by the coding sequence ATGGCCAAAAAAACAAAATTAAAGAAAACACTTGTTGAACAAATTTTAGAAAAAGAGAGTATTCCCTTTGAAAGTTTAAGTCTAAACGCATTAAAAAATGAGATTCCTACTGATGTGTCATCCTCGGATATTTTTAAGACCCTAGCCTTAAAAGGGGATAAAACTGGACCCGTTATTGGCATTTTACCAATCACCGAACATCTCTCTGAGAAAAAATTAGCCAAACTTTCTGGCAATAAAAAAGTCGTCATGATTCCTCAAAAAGACTTGCAAAAAACAACAGGTTACATTCATGGTGCTAATAATCCTGTTGGCATTAGACAAAAACACAACTATCCTATTTTTATAGACATTTCTGCAATCGAGAAGAAAGAAATGATTGTTTCTGCTGGAGAAGTTGGCAGATCTCTGAAAATTGATAGTCAACTACTAGCTGAATTTGTTAAGGCAGAATTTGCTGATATTAAGGAGTAA